The Nostoc sp. NIES-3756 DNA window CAGATGGAAGTAAATGAGAAGAAACATTACAAACCATTAATTTGCCTGTTGTCAAAAATACACTATTTAATTCAAGCCTTACAGATGTATATCTATCCAAATAGGGATTTATTCAATTGCTCCTTGATAAGATACTTAAACGAAACTAAAGTATTGTCGCGTTCTCAATCATTATAATTCCTCAAGGTTCTAAAGCGAATGTTTGGAGCCATAATTGTCTTAGCTGTCACTATCGATCAAAAATTGAAACGCTTGTAGAAAACTGGTGTGTTAATTGTGCCAGAGTTCTCAGGAGCAAAGGAAAATTTCACCGCTCCCAAAACTAGTGACTTCAAACAGTAGTGTTCGAGAGAAGTAAATCTATTGTTTCAATAGTGTTAAAGCTGTACCAAAATCGCTAACACGAGTCTTCTTAGAGGATATTCCTTTTGGCAATTACACTATCTGCTTCTTTGCTGATGTGTAGCCAAAGGCTTTCATAGGAAGAATGACCCCCAAAGCCTTATGTCAATGCTACAGTATCCGCTTGATGAATTTCTAGCAAACGTAACCAGTTGCTCAGAAACAAGTACTCTGGCAATGGTGCTGGAGATTTTTGAGCAGAAGCAATGCGATCGCTTGGTGATAGTAAATGAACAGCAACGCCCCGTTGGGTTGCTGCACTCTGGGCATCTAGCACAAAAGTTTTTAGCAGCCACAGGTAATGAACTATTTTTAAACTTACAAAAGCCACTGTCAACCTTTGCTCAAGCCCTAAGTGAACCAATACAAATATTACCAGCAAGCCATAGTGTAGAGCAATTAACCTTATTTTGGCGTTATTACCAAGCCCATAACGCGGAGTATGCACTAGTAGATGGGGACGGTAAGCTTTTAGGGGTGCTGAACAGCGTGCGTCTATTGGCAGTATTAGCTAAGGAGCAAACAAGCAATAGTCGCCATTCCCCCACATCATATATAGATAGCAATAGCATTGAGTCTGAGTTGAAGCGTTCACCAACAATGGGTGGAACGTCATTGCCGAGAAACAACCAACTCCAACCACTGGTGCAATTATTAGAAAGCTTACCTTGGCCTTTAATGCTGCAAACGGCTACGGGTGAAGTATTAACGCAAAATTTGGCTTGGTGGCAACAATTAGGAGCGTTGAAAGACCCAGAGGGAGTACGCCAACAAGTCGAAGGGATATTAGCAGCTACCAGACTCAAGCAGCCAGAATATGTAGGGCAGAAAACTGTAGCGGCAGCAAATTATGGTAGAGGTTACGACTCAATAACAGAAGAGTTAGCCCAAACACCGACTACGGGTTTGCTACCCTTATCACCTTACGAACCAACCGTAAGTACAACAACTGACTCCAGTCGCTGCTTTTTAGATAGCCAACTCAATACTTGTATCTGTGTTGTGGAAGTACAGAACGGACAGGAGCGAGTATGGCAGTTTGTCAAAATTCCTTTAGAGAACACTGAGCTAAAACTGCCTAATAGCGATGATTTATGGTTGGTGTTGGCGACTGATGTGACAGAACAGCAGCAACTATGTAAAGAACTAGCTGCCAAAAATGCCGACCTCATCCAATTAAATCGCTTAAAGGATGAATTTTTAGCTTGTATTAGTCACGAACTGAAGACCCCCTTAACAGCAGTTTTGGGTTTATCTAGGTTGTTGGTAGATCAGCAGTTGGGAGAACTCAACGAACGCCAAGCCCGTTATGCAGGGCTAATTCATCAAAGTGGTCGCCATTTGATGAGCGTGGTGAATGACATTTTGGATTTAACCAGGATGGAAACAGGGCAAATGGAATTAACCCTCGTACCTGTGAATATTCGCTCTGTGTGCGATCGCGCTCTTTTGGAAGCTAAAGCGATCCATAATCAAACCAGTAAAATCGCCACTGCTCCTAACTCATCCACTCCAGAATTTGCCCTATCAATCGAACTGGATTTAGAACAGATAGTCGCAGATGAATTACGCTTGCGTCAAATGCTGATTCACCTATTATCTAATGCCTTCAAATTTACAGAAATATCCGGCGAAATTGGTTTGCGCGTGAGTCGTTGGGAAGGCTGGATTGCCTTTACAGTTTGGGATACAGGTATTGGTATTCCCGAACATCAGCAACATCTCATCTTTCAAAAATTCCAACAGCTAGAAAATCCTCTCACCCGTCAGTTTGAAGGCACGGGTTTAGGACTGGTTTTGACTAGGGCTTTAGCCCGTCTCCACGGTGGCGATGTCAGCTTTTTGTCACGGGAAGGTAAAGGTAGTCAATTTACCCTGTTATTACCACCAAGCCCACCTAGTTCTAGTTTTACTGATTCAGAAGTAGGTAGAGAAAACGTGTCTAGCCCTAGCAACACCACCCGCAATCGAGCAACACCTGCTGGGCAAAATCAGCCCGTCTCTTGCCAAAGGTTAGTCCTAGTAGTGGAAGCAGTAGCCCGGTACATAGAAGATTTAACCGACCAACTCAAAGCTTTAGGTTATCGGGTAATAATTGCCCGTTCCGGAACAGAAGCAGTAGAAAAAGCGCGGCGTTTACAACCCACAGCCGTCTTTTTAAATCCCCTTTTACCTTTGTTGTCCGGTTGGGATGTGTTGACCTTGCTTAAATCTGATGGTGCAACTCGCCATATTCCTGTCATTGTGACGGCTACAGGGGCAGAAAAAGAGCTAGCTTTTGCTAACCGCGCCGATGGTTTCTTAAGTTTGCCTGTAGAACAGCCATCGCTCACGCCATTGTTAGATAAATTATGTGGCAAACCAATGGTGCAGTCACTAGGCTTAGATTCTAGTGAAACGACTCCATCCAAAAAAACCCTGCGGATTCTGAGATTAGTTGATGCCGAATTGGAATCTATTAATCCCCACCCCTCACTGCAAGAACATCGCGTCATTGAAGTGGACGATTTAGACCAAGCAGAACTTCTAGCCAGGGTTTGGCAGTTTGATGTTATTTTGTTGGATGTAGAAGCTTCTTTAGCTCAAGCTTACTTACAACAATTAACTCACCATCCCCGACTAGCAGCTTTACCATTAGTAACTTGTGATGTGGATACTACTCTGGCTGCTTCCCAAATTCCAGGACTTTCGGTTTTTCCTTGTTTAACCCCAATAGGTAAAGACAACAAAGATGGGTTGACACAGGGTAAAGACCCGCTCTTATCAGTGCTACAAATTGCTTCTGGGATTTGCTATCCCCCAAGCATCTTTGTAGTAGATTTAGCCATGCTAGAAGACTTACCACAAACCAGACGTAAATCCACGAAAGGTTGCCGTACAGAGAAAAACACAGCACTTGCTCAGGAAGTGACACAACGGGGAACCGAATGGTTCCAAGCTTTAATTCAGTATTTACACACAGCTGGTTTAAAGGCAACAATGGCACGCTGTTGGGCAGAAGTGTTACAACAAATTCGTCATCACAGCATAGATTTGCTACTAATTTATTTAGGAGAATCAACTATCCACGCAGATGTAGTGAAAGCATTAAAAGCATTGCCGGAATCACCATGCGATTTACCACCCATTTTAGTCATTGACCAACCATTAAGCAGCAGTCGAGTAAATTCCACTAGTAAGCTAAATCATAGCAAAAAGCAGGAATCACCCATCTCTAATGTTACCCGTGCGATCGCCACTCAAATCGTTCCTCGTTCCATCTCAATGGAAGACTTGCTCACTCAAATTCATCAAAATTTGAGATTGAATGAGCGGTAGAGGCTAGCGAGTGAAGGAGGCAAGGGGGAGACAAGAGAGATAATTATTAACATGGGGTTTGATGAAAAGCGATCGCAATTATTACAGGAATAATACTAATTAATAAAAGTGCGATCGCTAAAACTAACCATTTCTATCTCAGTTTGCGTTTCATTAAAGTATATGGACTTAAACCATTGAATTAAAACTATCGGTTTGTAATCCAATCGTATTAGTCTCAACAGCAAACAAGTCGCCAGAATAGAAACTTTGTTCAATCTCTTGCTCACTTAGTCCTACCGAAGCACTTGTAATATACAAAGTCCGCAAATCTTCACCGCCAAAAGTGCAACTAGTAGGACGCTGGACTGGTAGCTTTATGCGCGATATTTCCTTACCTTGAGGGTTAAAGCAAATTACACACCAGCCATCCCACATTGCTGACCAGATATTACCTTGATTATCTATCGCCATCCCATCAGGATAAAAAGATTCACCAGTCAAATTTACAAATATGCGGCGATCGCTAATTTTACCTGTCACCGCATCAAAGTTATAAGCATAAATTTTCTGCTGTGAGGAATCAGTTAAGTAAAACGTCTTTTGATCAGGACTCCAGCCTAAGCCGTTAGAAATTGTCAATCCTGTTTCCATCAGGTGCAAAGAACCATCGGGATCATATCGATAAAGGTTAGCTTCCGGTTTATCAGGAGACAACGAACCAAACCAAAAACGTCCTTGGCGATCGCATTTTCCATCATTAAAACGATTCTTTGGCTTATCGGTTTCAATTTGGATAATTGCTATGACCTCACCATTATCTAAATTGAGAAACGTCAAACCATGACGCTGCGCCATAATCAAGCGATTTGTTCCAGCCAGTACGATCGCACCAACCACATCGCCTACATCAAAATATAAATTCTCCCCAGTCACAGAATTGAATCTGTTTACCCGATGGTTATAAATATCAACCCAATACAAACATTGATGAGTGGAGTCCCATACTGGCCCCTCGCCTAAACGAGCGCGAGCAAACAAAACATTTTTGATTTTATAGTCAATCTGCATATTTCAACAATAATCCTCTACTTAAACCAGAGGATTCTTAATTGCACCACTAATAACTTTATTTTCTTCAATTCACAACTTTAAACAATTCCACGCAATTATCTATCTCTCTATAGGATGGGATTCAGAACTAGTCATTAGCCGATAGTCAACAAGTCATAGAAACACACAGATGTGTGTCTCTACAGACGAAATAAAAAGCATGATTTAAGAGAGCTTCACCTTTTCCTGTTTCATCTTTTTGAAATTAATGCGAGTCAACTGGTAAGCACCTTTAATATCTATGTTTTCGTAATTATCCGGTGATAAATCCATTTTGAAAAAGTTTTTCTTATTAGTCACCAGTAACAATGAAGGTGGTTTAACTTCTTGATTTGCTAAATTGCGAATATGTTCTAAGCTTTTTTCAGTTGAAGGGATAAAATTAATATTTTTGTGGCTATAAAAAACTACAGTGGGCTTTTTGAAACCAACCATAATTACTTCTTCTGTTGGTTGTTTCACTTGGGCGAGAACAGCAGATATTTCTCTTAATGGTAGTTGACGCTCTTGATCCATTAAAAACATAGCTGGCATAATCACAAGAATCAAAAATACCACAAACCCCAACAAATTAATAGCAATAATAGAATGCCAATAACGACGCAAGATTAAAAAAGCAACAAAAGTTGCTGCCACTAACCAAAGCCAACCAGAGATAGTAGGTAATCCAGCATCCTGTAAATTTTGACGGAAGTCAGGTGCAGCCTCATCATAACCCAGCAAATTATAAATATGAAATGATGCTACTGCCAATGCACTTAAAAATATGACATTTACCCAACTACTAAGTTGTAAAAGCGAAGATGGGTAACTAATAGATATCTTGCTTGTTTGTTCGCTAGCAGGGAACAAATCACTCCACAAGAATGCTATTAAAATAGCGGCGGCTGGGATTAAAGGTAAGACATAACTTGGTAGCTTAGTAACGGCAATCGTAAAAAAAACAAAGATACTAATAAACCAAATACAGGCAAATAAATTCAATTGTTGAGAGCGTTCTTGGTTGCGCCAGTGCGATCGCTGCCAAAACTTTAATCTAAAAATTGCTAAAGGCAAGTAAATTGAGTATGGGGCAAAAAGTAGCAATACTATCACAAAATAAAAATACCAAGCAGCTGAGTGACCATTAACAACTTCCGTAAAACGCTCTACATTGTGATATCCGAAAAAGGAATCTATGTAACTTTGACCATTACGCCAAATTACCAGTGCATACCAGGGAATAGATAAACCCAAGATAATTATGATCCCCAAAAACAGGCGCATTTCCCGCAGCACTGTTCGCAACTGCCCCAAATACAGCAAAAACGCCAAAATGATGATTCCAGGTAAAACAATACCCACTGGCCCCTTAGTTAAAATCGCCCCAGCCGTTAATACGTAACAAGCTAAATACCATTTATTAGGGAGTGGGGAGTGGGGAGTGGGGGGAGATGAGGAAGAGAATAATTCGCTGCTGCCTCCTGCCTCCTGCCTCCTGCCTCCTGCCTGTTGCCCACTTGTTGCGTATCCCAAGAAGAAACATAATAAGGCTGAGTCCATGCAGCCAGTCAGCAACATATCGGAAACACCTGTTCTTCCCCAAACGATCATTTGAGGATTGAGTGCCATGACAGCTGCGGCTACCGCAGCTGTTAAGTAGCGGCGAGTAGGTAGCGTCACTTGCTCTAAATCATCTTTTTTAGCTAGAGACCACTGTACAGTGTAGAAACCTAATGCCACCAATCCCATCGCTGCTAAGGCTGAGGGAAGCCGCACCGCCCACTCGTTTACGCCAAACACTGCATAGGCGATCGCTTGACACCAATAAAGTAGAGCTGGTTTATCAAAACGAGTTTGGCCATTAAAAAATGGCGTAATCCAATCACCAGTCACTAGCATTTGCCGCGAAGCTTCCGCAAATAGTGGCTCTGTTTCGTCAACCAAGCCAATACTGCCCAAATGCCATCCATAGCCTATCCAACCAATTAGAATTAACCACAGAATCGAGACAGTCACAGCAAGGGCTGGACGCTTTGCTATATTATTGAACCACCGCTCAACAGCGTTAAGAACGCTCAAGTTTAACCTCATTAGTCAATAGTCATTAGTCATTAGTCATTGGTCATCAGTCAAGAGTTATTGGTTCTGTGACTGTGAACTACTAACTTTTTACTTGTTGCACTAATCATAAGTCGTTACGGGACTACGTTTTGTTCTTGAGTATTTGTACTTTTTTACTGTTGAACGCCAGTTCCTTTAAGTCGGAAGAACCCTTACCTACGGGACGCTACGCGAACGGGTACTCCTACGGAGAAGCAAGCTACGCCAGTTCCCTACGGCGGGAAACCCGCCTACAGGACTGGACTCACCGCCTAATGCAATGGCTCCTGTTGACTATTGACTATTGACTATTGACCCTTCGGGTTCGCCAGTTCCCTACGGCGGGAGACCCGCCTACAGGACTGGACTCACTATTGACTACTCACTAATAACTAACACCCACTCTTGAGTTTGTGAGTTCCAAGTAGGTTGGGATGTCTCGCCAACAACATAAGGCCCCCAATAGCGTCGGGAACCATCTTGGGCAAAGGCTACTAAAATATCTCCTTTTTCCAGTTTCAGGTTGCCAATTGGTAGAGAGAGAATTAAGCCTTTTGTACTGCCTTCTTGGGGATCAAAATCCCAATGTGCCGGAATTTCAGCTTGTTTATCACTCAAGCCTTTATTACCTGTTTGCCGAGCTAGTAATGCCAAGCGCACAGGTTGATTGGTTTGATTGCTCATTCGCAATTTTCCGGGAAGTCTAGCTTTGTCAGCTAAAGACTGACGCGCTGCCAGAATGGAATTTGTTTGGTTATCTTTATGTACTATTGAGTCCGTAAGCCCTCGTGTTGTATTAGTAACTTCAGTAGAGTTAGTTGTTAGTGCCGAATCACTCTCAGATTGTGGAGTATCAGTAGATATATCTGAAGGTGTATTTGAATTTGTAGTTTCAAATGATACTGTCATTCCCCAACAACCTGCTAATAGCCCCAGCAGACCCAAGGCACATATTGTCACGGCTGCGTGACGATAGACTGAAGCTTTCATATTGATGTTAGAAATAATTATTTTTGTAGGCTTGTCCAAATACTAGCCTATTCTTACTGTAGATAATCAAACAAAATTACCTATTTCCAGGGTATGGATTTCTGTAAATATTGGCTGATGAATGTAGCGTATATGTCATTTTTACTAAAAATAGCAAGCATGAATAATTACTTAGCTCATGAGCTAATTAGTGCTTAACATCTGAGATTATAGGGCAGGTATGGTACAACCTTTATTAAACTAATAGTAAATTAAAATACATAATTTATATATTTATACTGAAAAATATGCCAATATTTTTTTGAGATTAAGTAATTTGAGACACAATAACTCTTCCCTTAAAACCCCATTTTGAGCAGCAGTAGAATGTTTACATTTGTTAATATTCCTTGTCTTTAGTTCTCCGTGTCTATGTGGCTGATGATATATCAAAGACCAAGTTCTTTGTGAGTATTTTGGTATTTTATACTAGATTGAAGCAGTTTTCCTGACTGCCAATCATTGCCTAAAACCTGATTAATGCAAAACACTCGGCTTAACAACTTATTCGATGCCATTGCTAGGCAGTTAGGGCAATGGTTTTTAAATCCTTGGCGGCGATTATCCCTACTACTACTTAGCTTTTTGTTTGGATTTTTTTTAGGTACAGCAGTTTCTACCACAGCAGGTCAAAAGGCTGAACTAGATATTGTCATAGCTGCCTTCTTAGTATTTTTAACAGAAGTTACTAGTAGAATATTTTACAATCGAAATTTTTTTGCTAGACGATCGCTCTTGGTAGAATCACTCAACATTCTGAAAGTAGGTTTCACCTACAGCCTGTTTATTGAAGCCTTTAAACTGGGATCTTAAGAGTGGGGAGTAAGAAGGAGTACATCACAGCAATGGAATTTAGTCAACAGGAAGCTTTGGCAGATACCTTAAGGGCTAAAGCCTTCGGGATCACATCGGCAAATGTAGAGGAAGTGACGCGAGAGCGATCGCATCTTTTACAAGCTGTGCTACCTGCGTTTAACCAATTCTGCCATACAAGTCTGCATATTTTTTCCCCAGAAAAAATGTTACCCGTATTGTGGAATTTGTGGCTACCATTGGGCATGAAAATAGCTGCACAACATCAACAGTTAAAACGCCCATTCATTCAAGGAATTTTGGGTAGTCAAGGAACGGGTAAAACTACAATGTCCCTGGTAATTGAGTTAATTCTCCAGCAGTTGGGATATCGTACCTTAAGTTTATCTTTAGATGACTTGTATAAAACTTATAGCGATCGCCTAGCCTTATTACAACATGATCCCCGCTTAATTTGGCGTGGCCCTCCAGGAACCCATGATATTGACTTAGGCTTAGATGTACTCGAACAAATCCGCCAAGAAAAAAGCCCGGTAATTGTTCCTCGCTTTGATAAATCTGCACATGCTGGTGCAGGCGATCGCACTACTCCAGATATTATCGAAGGAGTCGATATTGTCATTTTTGAAGGATGGTTTGTTGGCGTGCGCCCCATTAATCCTGACTTATTTGATTGCGCCCCACCGCCAATTTTGACTGATGAAGATAAAACCTTCGCTCGTGATATGAATCATCAGCTAACCAAATATTTACCACTATGGGAGAAATTAGACAGTTTAATTTTGTTATATCCAACTGATTACCGTTGTTCTTTGGAATGGCGTAAACAAGCCGAACGAAAAATGATTGCTGTTGGTAAATCAGGCATGACAGATACACAAATAGAAGATTTTGTTAATTATTTTTGGCGATCGCTACATCCAGAATTATTTATTAAACCTTTATCTCAATCAGCAGAAATTGTAGATTTAGTTATAGAAATTCACCCTGATCATTCATTTGGAAAAGTCTATCAGCCTTAATTCGTAATTCATAATTCGTAATTCGTAATGGGCTAAGCCCCGCTACGCTAACGTAATTCGTAATTAAGGAAAATATATTTCCTAGCCTGTAACCTATCCCTGCCCCCTGTTCCCTGAATTTAAGATATAAATGGGAGATGATGTTTGTTTAAAGTATTGTTGACAGCGATCGCGGCCTTTGGTTTTGGCTTGATATAATGCGCGATCAGCTGCGTCAATAATTTCTTGAAAATCAGAGTTCGGCACAGGAATTTCTGTCGCTACGCCAGCACTGACTGTGACACAAGTTTTAGCTTGAGAAGTTATGTGGGGAATTGCCAGTTCTCGCACCGTAGCGCAGATTCTAGCGGCTAAATGAATCGCTCCGTCCGCATACGTTGTTGGTAAAATTACGGCAAATTCTTCACCGCCATAACGGGCGACAACATCACCAGGACGATTAACAGTGTCTTGGATAGCCTTAGCTACTAATTGTAAACAGCGATCGCCTGCTCGATGTCCATAGGTATCGTTGTAAGCTTTGAAAAAATCCACATCACAAAGAATCAACGATAACGGTAGTTGATTTCGTGCCATGCGTTGCCACTCTTGAGCGCAATATTCTTCAAATCTGCGGCGATTGGCTACTTGCGTTAACTCATCAATTCCCACCAACCTTTGCAATTCTAGGTTAGCAGCTTCTAGCTTTTGTTGAAGATGGGATTGCTGAATTAGACGTTTGACTCGTTGACGCAACACTGGCCAATGAATTGGTTTAGTTACATAGTCAATCGCTCCCACTTCAAATGCACGGTCAACTGATTCTTGATCCTCTAGCCCCGTAATCATTAAAACTGGAGTGTATTTACCATTATCTAGTGACTGCAAATAAGTACAACACTCAAAGCCATCAAGATCGGGCATGATTGCGTCCATGAGGACAATATCAGGTTGCCGTTCTTGAAAAATAGTTAAAGCCTCTCTACCATTTTCAGCTTCTACTGTTTGATAGCCTTCACGTTGTAGAGATAGGCGTAGCTGCGCTCGGATAAATGGTTCATCATCAACAATGAGGACTAAAGATGGTTGTTCTGAAACCGCCGTGTTCATGACTTCTCCTTGTTAATTTCTCTGTGCAAAGCTATTTGAACTAGTGCATACTCTTGACGTAATTGTGAGGCTAGTTCCACGCAACCGCTTAAATTGCTACTGCGTCCTCTGGTTTCTAGCTGTTTGCACAGTTGTGCTAAAAAAACTGCTCCAACCGAGCCACTGCTAGATTTAAACTTGTGTGCTGTTTTCCATAGAGCCTGAGCATTATCAGATGCGATCGCTACATCTATATCCTCGATTAGTTTAGGAGATTCAGTGAGATAACAGTTGATTAATTCAGCAAATGCTACCTGATTGTTTCCTAACATATCCCGTAATGCTTGTAAAACTTTTGTATCGATTGTGGCAAATTTTAAATTATTATGCTGCGTAATTGATTGATTTTGGCTACTAATTGTTGGCAGTATTTTCTCTGGCTCAATACTGAGGCGATCGCATTTTCTTAGCGCTTTGGCTAACTCTTCCATTTGTAGGGGTTTACTTAGGTAGTCATCCATGCCAGCTGCTAAACAAGCTTGGCGATCGCCCCTCATGGCGTTAGCTGTCATGGCAATAATATAGGGACGGGAGCCAGAACTCCAAGTTTGGCAAATGATTTGGCTGGATTTCAATCCATCCATTTCTGGCATATTCACATCCATCAACACGACATCATAAACTTGATGCTGCAATGCTTCTAACACTTTTAATCCATTAGTCACCACATCTGCTCTGTAACCCAGTTTTTTCAGCATGAGTAGGGCAACTTTTTGATTCATAATTATATCTTCTGCTAACAAAATTCTTAAAGGTCTTTGTTGTGCCAAAGATGAATCGATAATTAATAACCGCTTACCAACTAACTGTAGTGGGGTCATAGAAGTTTCTAAGTCCCCATGAGCGACCACTGGCGCAGTTACAGAAAAATAAAAGGTAGAACCCTGAGAAGTAGATGAATCTGAGTTCCTAACTTGCCAATTAGGGGGAGGATTACCACCCACGCAGCCCCGACTTTCTACCCAAAGATAGCCCCCCATCATCTCGCCTAATCTTTTGCTAATCACTAGTCCTAAACCAGTTCCGCCATATTTGCGAGTCATTGAAGCATCGGCTTGGACAAATGGTTGAAATAACCTTCCCATGACCTCAGGAGCAATCCCAATACCTGTGTCTTTGATGGTAAAGAGCAGTTCGCAGCAGTTTTTGGCTTTTTGGCTAGGCGATGACTGGCTACGCACTGAAATGACAACTTCTCCTTCATGGGTAAATTTAATAGCATTATTGAGCAGATTTGTCAGTATTTGCCGTAAACGAGTGACATCGCCAATAATTTGGGACGGCACTTGAGGATAGATTAAGTCAGCTAATTCAATATCTTTTTGGGTGGCTTTAGCGGCTAAAAGGTCGATAACTTGTTCTACACAAGTTCTCACCTCGAAAGGTTCTTCTTCTAGTTCTAACTTACCAGATTCAATTTTGGAAAAATCCAAAATGTCATTAATAATACTCAACAAAGCATCACTACTAGTTAGAACTGTTTCTACAAAGTCGCGCTGTTGCGATGTCAACTCAGTTTCTAGTAGTAGTTCCGTCATGCCAATGACAGCATTCATGGGGGTACGAATTTCATGGCTCATCATGGCCAAAAATTCACTTTTTGCGCGATTGGCTGCTTCTGCGGCTCGTTTCGCCTGTTCTAAGGCAAAGTTCTTGAGGGTGAGTTCTTCACGTTGTTTGGTTTCTTGCTCTAATAACTGGGCTTGAGCTAAAGCTATGCCTAGTTGAGCGGCTACTGCTTCTAGTAGGGCAATTTCCTCTGGAGTCCATTGACGAAAATAGTTACACTGATGTAGACAAATGGCTCCATTTGGTTCCCCTTGGTAAGAAGTGCGGACGGCTAACATGGATTTTATGCCGATTTGACAACAGCTAGGGACTGCTGTTTCTAGGGAAGGAGCGGTGTGAATGTCAGAGGAGTAGGCGATCGCTTTATCTTGGGACATCAGCTGTAAAATGTTTGCATTGTCAGCCGTGGAAAAGTCCCATTTCTGCATTGAGCAATCAGCAGCATGACAATATTGAGCAACTATAGGAATACGTGGTTCGGGATGAGTAACATAAGAATGTATTAGACAGCGATCAACAGCAAAGGCTTGGCCAATTTGCGTAGCAGCCGTTTCAAATATTTCTTGACTATCTAAGCTCTGACGAATTTTTTGGGTTATTTGTTCTAGTAATAGGGTGCGGTGTAATTGTTGCTGTAAGGCTTCTTGCGCTTCTACTCGTTCGGTAATATCTTTAATGGAACCAACCATCCGTACCGGATTACCCTGCTCATCTCGTTGGGCGATCGCATGTACCAAGACCCACTTATAAGTACCATCGTTGCAACGCAGACGATATTCCACCACATAATTAGGGATTTTACCATCGAGACAATCTTCCTTAACCGCCATGACTCTCTCAAAATCATCTGGATGAATGCGGCTAATGCAATCTTGATGATTAGCAATGGGATGATAATTGACTTCTTGAACTAGTTCTGCCCACCGCGCCGAGCGAAAAGTTTCATTGGTAATAATGTTCCAATCCC harbors:
- a CDS encoding PAS domain S-box protein; its protein translation is MNRQHKYHRCYSVRLFSERKLLPLLIGIVILFVVVMLWLRLKAEEQINIQQLIQQQAIATKTEILTQLNTRVLSLERLARHWEMHNSESQIHWELEARCYLNDDQGYKTLQLIDSSWRVLQTVSLSANTTQNLDESPALPQQLIATAPHNNHETTVVHIVNPDQNQQELLICVPIKIGNKFSGAISGVFPIQAFFNSSLHKPSGYTIKIFDGKELIYSQDPQLSTQPSWRQEANINFYEITWQLQIYPTPELLQKLFSPLPTFVLVGGIINTGVITLLIYFAQASRLSNRAVGRINCELAQRIEQQTHVEIALRNSETRLRELLETVKVIPWELDLTTWRFSYVGPQAETILAYPVAEWYEEDFWINHLHPHDRHWAMTFCLEAINSGENHEFEYRMLAADGRVVWLRDIVNVVQVDGTPVMLRGFMFDITDLKLVEETLRLRERALAAISNGVIIADAKLPNYPVIYVNSAFEQITGYKAKEVIGRNCRFLQRADIEQSAIAEIKSALEMGKDCQVILRNYRQDGSLFWNQLSISPIYNENGNVSHFIGIQTDISEHQQAEAVLKRQALTFENMYDGVIITDLEGQILDWNPAAERMFGYNKNEIIEHNISILNKPEENIQIQREIFGAISQQGRWSGEINFIRQDGSEGICETTIVAVQDQSGQNVSVISVNRDITERKHAELLLRRSEERFQAFMNNSPTPAWITDADGTIIYLSETYLRTFQIPTRELIGKNIFDVYEHEFAQTFLETIQTVARTNQVIEVVEQIPCADGTVRDFLVYKFPIASKPEESIIGGIAVDITERKQAEIALRKSEERWQLVIEGNQDAIWDWNIITNETFRSARWAELVQEVNYHPIANHQDCISRIHPDDFERVMAVKEDCLDGKIPNYVVEYRLRCNDGTYKWVLVHAIAQRDEQGNPVRMVGSIKDITERVEAQEALQQQLHRTLLLEQITQKIRQSLDSQEIFETAATQIGQAFAVDRCLIHSYVTHPEPRIPIVAQYCHAADCSMQKWDFSTADNANILQLMSQDKAIAYSSDIHTAPSLETAVPSCCQIGIKSMLAVRTSYQGEPNGAICLHQCNYFRQWTPEEIALLEAVAAQLGIALAQAQLLEQETKQREELTLKNFALEQAKRAAEAANRAKSEFLAMMSHEIRTPMNAVIGMTELLLETELTSQQRDFVETVLTSSDALLSIINDILDFSKIESGKLELEEEPFEVRTCVEQVIDLLAAKATQKDIELADLIYPQVPSQIIGDVTRLRQILTNLLNNAIKFTHEGEVVISVRSQSSPSQKAKNCCELLFTIKDTGIGIAPEVMGRLFQPFVQADASMTRKYGGTGLGLVISKRLGEMMGGYLWVESRGCVGGNPPPNWQVRNSDSSTSQGSTFYFSVTAPVVAHGDLETSMTPLQLVGKRLLIIDSSLAQQRPLRILLAEDIIMNQKVALLMLKKLGYRADVVTNGLKVLEALQHQVYDVVLMDVNMPEMDGLKSSQIICQTWSSGSRPYIIAMTANAMRGDRQACLAAGMDDYLSKPLQMEELAKALRKCDRLSIEPEKILPTISSQNQSITQHNNLKFATIDTKVLQALRDMLGNNQVAFAELINCYLTESPKLIEDIDVAIASDNAQALWKTAHKFKSSSGSVGAVFLAQLCKQLETRGRSSNLSGCVELASQLRQEYALVQIALHREINKEKS
- a CDS encoding response regulator codes for the protein MNTAVSEQPSLVLIVDDEPFIRAQLRLSLQREGYQTVEAENGREALTIFQERQPDIVLMDAIMPDLDGFECCTYLQSLDNGKYTPVLMITGLEDQESVDRAFEVGAIDYVTKPIHWPVLRQRVKRLIQQSHLQQKLEAANLELQRLVGIDELTQVANRRRFEEYCAQEWQRMARNQLPLSLILCDVDFFKAYNDTYGHRAGDRCLQLVAKAIQDTVNRPGDVVARYGGEEFAVILPTTYADGAIHLAARICATVRELAIPHITSQAKTCVTVSAGVATEIPVPNSDFQEIIDAADRALYQAKTKGRDRCQQYFKQTSSPIYILNSGNRGQG